The following proteins are encoded in a genomic region of Planctomycetaceae bacterium:
- a CDS encoding protein kinase, with amino-acid sequence MKNGRNRDDSDETPRAPVFGTLAPSFGNSADDSGAKPPSAEQGAGGTLVPERIVAGPETVADAGGSAFGTRFASPFTAPGDSLDALPVFEDQGTIFKTHRAEQTPISTIAQLHRETPDNPQFDTGSGKTLVTVKDPVVRTQRSNAAVPKAKAGKSTWNLRIHQRGVSGEISGVINEIPKDRANVTGLQSALTWDRDSPEYEILNRLGAGNMGVVYRARQTSLNRDLAVKTLKPDSPHVDHDQAMFVSEAVVTANLVHPNIVPIHDLGCTGDGKLFYSMKQVQGTAWNKTIRERSLEENLEIFMKLCDAVAYAHSRGVINRDLKPENVVVGDYGEVIVLDWGLAITTDAFPRKDSVVVDFRGGAGTPVYMAPELADDDISVIGPHSDIYVLGAILFEVVEGFPPHLLREFWSMTDAAEQLSAVIWAVVNNKIEKRISNPGELMNIALRAMSTSPADRFATVEEFQEAIREYRITGRAEELMHSAEENPANAGYSEYQHAVALYDEALRKWPNNRRAQDGDIRARRAYAALAHKKGDIDLGLQIVGENGDSRFDDLRSRLRKTRRFRTLVKTTWAVLFVAAIAGVFVSTQQMLVAQEATSNLQKANEELIAKDERLKDADNAMAVAEEKKKAAEELAQAAENRKLEVERELAEKVKAANEAVARAATAEEAKEAAVALADAAKAQQQESEARRREAEAEKKKAEDAVKPLLEQAESLRKEVAEADEKRQNAEKLAAQANWDALNKTVKTSRDLGLFGEAIQAIDEALEDKSHSEERRRFLKRWRDQIEQDKQQTAQATNVQKVRFSTVSASGRVTALATTTTVTILRTGSEDSGSETRPAEITAGDRIGAIALTADGTKLAIGGRNRLNELWDLSTDQPRRIALPESPTGANITYAHALFSASGQRLYFVGDDPEATIRILNVDGPQPEQVFAGPLAGNGNGRTNFSVKSVVLMSDESALIANTATEGIFSVPLDFDANPPILVRAGSAPGLEGLRGNESTPQAMFLSPDSSLLALALIGPNRLMILPRREGAEANKFPFVAPHELDNRDAAVLEFGPFEVSSAAFSRDNQRLVTGFTRNYIQVRDLQNGRFVPSEVPGLWNIAGKYGSLLAGHSGAVRYVSFAGNSSDQVCSVGDDGHSVRHWTISTYGEYAKLFRSLDDVFATGTVTQWNEAECPDVRRPGHRTVSRTQKRVHRAIPVSTHALAAAVQQPRQPFRIGSSDGSPNFIAAYSARFSRDGNRIVVGANDRAAHVYDTAGRKTGTMAMGGRGSLFFDPDKNVFLEGHIPNLQSLRVLPPDGRRLLTSDWSGSISVWDSKDDEDGIGREVSRLLPENSQSEIAVSDDGKLVLAAGVRETPDSATGTSSTAHVALLWKLDTIESSPTPRPDVEFIGEHPEDEITAVAISPSGERIVTAGRRGRMVVWNAGDSSVIARAQGTHNKDGVSGIAFIAEDELISAGYDGHVRRWKISGEEIRQSEQTFERRKVEDEPDNDDFVLSLRMAPDRRRFATTALKQISGGESGKETYLFRVTIWSTFSDLPVKELRSTTIAANERGRAFEQGVSWSPDGTRLLFVSNQKETATTAATEIYVYDADSWKVLNRLRQSVADPNQTLSERDRVQFNAPAIQAAFVPGENPPKRIATFDGRAAHLWDLESGRHLAEFRAHAAVLGVSFSFDRKYLATASESLRVFDADEESPNHAGTVFRILNPHMGRIDGVAFSPAKDDYRIASVGAVGDIRLWNWKPHTPPPSEAAITIPPVTLNADADKTEHDAYGGNSVAISPDGSHLLGVQRGHLGLWKISGNEAQSVPIVPDIDGHVVFNTVAFSSDGSRFAAGGIVIDEDGDVTSVAIIFQYETGGPETSRTVAVLQGGHTVGRGGDDQIQGVSAIAFGPASETLLTGGADGRVFEWIYTDPGSGAEPYRGSSSIELRIANRAPHSRPVDSLDVSVNGDIVTSGEDGFIAVWPH; translated from the coding sequence ATGAAAAACGGCCGCAACCGGGACGACAGTGACGAGACACCGCGGGCACCAGTGTTCGGCACACTGGCGCCTTCGTTTGGCAATTCAGCGGACGACTCCGGCGCGAAACCGCCGTCGGCGGAACAAGGTGCCGGCGGGACTCTGGTTCCGGAAAGAATCGTGGCCGGCCCGGAAACGGTTGCTGATGCGGGAGGCTCAGCGTTCGGAACACGTTTCGCCTCTCCATTTACCGCGCCCGGCGACAGCCTGGACGCGCTGCCCGTGTTTGAAGATCAGGGCACGATTTTCAAGACGCATCGGGCGGAACAGACACCGATCAGCACAATCGCTCAGCTTCACCGCGAAACTCCCGACAATCCGCAGTTCGATACCGGTTCCGGAAAGACGCTGGTCACGGTGAAGGATCCTGTCGTGCGAACTCAGCGTTCAAATGCGGCAGTTCCGAAAGCCAAAGCGGGAAAAAGCACCTGGAACCTTCGCATTCATCAGCGAGGTGTCTCCGGGGAAATCTCAGGCGTGATCAACGAGATTCCCAAAGATCGAGCCAACGTCACCGGCCTGCAGTCGGCGCTGACCTGGGACAGGGATTCTCCGGAGTACGAAATCCTGAACCGGCTGGGCGCTGGCAACATGGGTGTTGTCTATCGAGCTCGGCAGACGTCTTTGAATCGCGACCTGGCGGTCAAAACGCTGAAGCCCGATTCACCGCATGTTGATCACGATCAGGCGATGTTCGTTTCGGAAGCCGTTGTGACAGCCAATCTGGTGCATCCCAACATCGTCCCGATCCACGACCTGGGCTGCACCGGCGATGGCAAGCTGTTCTATTCCATGAAACAGGTGCAGGGCACGGCGTGGAACAAGACCATCCGCGAACGCTCGCTGGAAGAGAATCTTGAAATCTTCATGAAGCTCTGCGACGCCGTCGCGTACGCTCATTCACGCGGTGTGATCAACCGCGATCTGAAGCCGGAAAACGTGGTCGTGGGTGACTACGGCGAAGTCATCGTGCTGGACTGGGGTCTGGCGATCACCACTGACGCGTTTCCTCGCAAGGACAGCGTCGTCGTGGATTTTCGAGGCGGCGCGGGAACACCCGTCTACATGGCGCCGGAACTGGCCGACGACGACATTTCCGTCATCGGACCGCATAGCGACATCTACGTGCTGGGAGCCATCCTGTTTGAGGTCGTGGAAGGATTTCCGCCGCACCTGTTGCGCGAATTCTGGAGCATGACGGATGCCGCCGAACAACTGAGCGCCGTGATCTGGGCCGTCGTCAACAACAAGATCGAAAAGCGCATTTCGAATCCCGGCGAACTGATGAACATTGCTCTGCGGGCCATGTCCACCAGTCCCGCCGACCGTTTCGCCACGGTTGAGGAATTTCAGGAGGCAATTCGCGAATATCGCATCACCGGCCGCGCGGAAGAGCTGATGCATTCCGCTGAAGAAAATCCCGCAAACGCCGGTTACAGCGAATACCAGCACGCCGTCGCGCTGTACGACGAAGCGCTTCGAAAATGGCCGAACAACCGCCGCGCGCAGGACGGCGACATTCGGGCTCGGCGAGCCTACGCTGCACTGGCTCACAAGAAGGGCGACATCGACCTGGGATTGCAGATTGTCGGCGAAAACGGTGACTCCCGGTTCGACGATTTGCGCAGCCGGCTGAGGAAGACGCGTCGCTTCCGGACGCTTGTCAAAACGACCTGGGCCGTGCTGTTTGTCGCCGCGATCGCCGGCGTGTTCGTCAGCACGCAGCAGATGCTGGTGGCTCAGGAGGCGACCAGCAATCTTCAGAAGGCCAACGAAGAACTCATCGCCAAAGACGAGCGGCTGAAGGACGCTGACAACGCAATGGCGGTTGCGGAAGAAAAGAAAAAGGCCGCCGAAGAACTCGCTCAGGCCGCGGAAAACCGCAAACTGGAAGTCGAACGCGAACTCGCGGAAAAAGTGAAGGCCGCGAATGAAGCGGTTGCTCGGGCTGCAACCGCCGAAGAAGCAAAGGAAGCTGCCGTCGCTCTGGCCGACGCCGCGAAAGCTCAGCAACAGGAATCCGAAGCGCGCCGCAGGGAAGCGGAAGCAGAAAAGAAGAAGGCGGAAGACGCCGTGAAGCCTCTGCTGGAACAGGCGGAATCGCTCCGCAAGGAAGTGGCTGAGGCCGACGAAAAACGCCAGAACGCGGAGAAGCTTGCTGCTCAGGCCAACTGGGATGCGCTGAACAAGACGGTCAAAACCAGCCGCGATCTCGGACTGTTCGGCGAAGCCATCCAGGCCATCGACGAAGCGCTGGAGGATAAGAGCCACAGCGAAGAACGGCGACGTTTCCTGAAGCGCTGGCGAGACCAGATTGAACAGGACAAGCAGCAGACGGCTCAGGCCACGAATGTGCAGAAGGTTCGCTTCAGCACCGTCAGCGCAAGTGGCCGAGTCACAGCGCTTGCCACAACAACCACGGTGACGATTCTGAGAACCGGGTCCGAGGATTCCGGTTCGGAAACTCGTCCTGCGGAGATCACCGCCGGAGACCGGATCGGAGCTATCGCTCTGACAGCCGACGGGACGAAACTGGCCATCGGCGGACGCAACAGGCTGAACGAACTCTGGGATCTTTCGACCGATCAGCCGCGCCGGATCGCGCTGCCTGAGTCGCCAACGGGTGCGAACATCACTTACGCGCATGCCCTGTTTTCCGCTTCGGGACAGCGACTGTATTTCGTCGGCGACGACCCGGAAGCCACGATCCGGATCCTGAATGTCGACGGGCCGCAGCCGGAACAGGTGTTTGCCGGACCGCTGGCCGGCAATGGCAATGGTCGTACGAACTTTTCGGTGAAGAGCGTCGTGCTGATGTCTGACGAATCGGCGCTGATTGCGAACACCGCTACGGAAGGCATTTTTTCGGTGCCGCTGGATTTCGATGCCAATCCGCCAATCCTGGTGCGCGCGGGATCGGCTCCGGGGCTGGAGGGACTGCGCGGCAACGAATCCACGCCGCAGGCGATGTTTCTTTCGCCTGACAGCAGTCTGCTGGCGCTGGCTTTGATCGGTCCGAATCGCCTGATGATCCTGCCGCGCCGGGAGGGCGCAGAGGCGAACAAATTCCCGTTTGTGGCGCCGCATGAGCTCGACAATCGTGACGCCGCGGTGCTGGAATTCGGCCCGTTTGAAGTTTCCAGCGCGGCGTTTTCCCGCGACAATCAACGCCTCGTCACCGGTTTTACTCGCAACTACATCCAGGTCCGCGACCTGCAGAACGGCCGGTTCGTCCCGTCAGAAGTCCCGGGGCTTTGGAACATCGCGGGAAAGTACGGCAGTTTGCTGGCGGGACATTCCGGAGCCGTGCGGTACGTTTCATTCGCGGGGAATTCCAGCGACCAGGTGTGCTCCGTGGGCGACGACGGTCATTCCGTGCGACACTGGACGATTTCGACGTATGGTGAGTATGCGAAGCTGTTCAGATCGCTGGACGACGTTTTCGCAACCGGCACCGTCACTCAGTGGAACGAAGCGGAATGTCCTGACGTGCGGAGGCCCGGCCACCGGACCGTCAGCCGAACACAAAAACGCGTGCACCGTGCGATTCCCGTCAGCACACATGCCCTGGCGGCGGCCGTTCAGCAGCCGCGGCAGCCGTTTCGCATCGGCAGCTCTGACGGCAGTCCGAATTTCATCGCCGCGTATTCTGCCCGCTTCAGTCGTGACGGCAATCGGATTGTCGTCGGAGCCAACGATCGCGCGGCGCATGTCTACGACACCGCCGGACGAAAGACGGGCACGATGGCGATGGGAGGACGCGGATCGCTGTTCTTTGACCCCGACAAGAACGTGTTTCTGGAAGGTCACATCCCGAACCTGCAGTCGCTGCGCGTGCTTCCGCCGGATGGTCGCCGGCTGCTGACGTCTGACTGGTCGGGATCGATTTCGGTCTGGGATTCAAAGGACGACGAAGACGGCATCGGCCGTGAAGTTTCACGACTGCTTCCGGAGAACTCGCAGAGCGAAATCGCGGTGTCCGATGATGGAAAACTGGTGCTTGCCGCGGGAGTGCGCGAGACGCCGGATTCCGCAACGGGCACAAGTTCCACAGCCCATGTCGCGCTGCTTTGGAAACTAGACACCATCGAAAGCTCTCCGACGCCGCGGCCCGATGTCGAATTCATCGGCGAGCACCCGGAAGACGAAATCACAGCGGTCGCAATCTCCCCGTCCGGCGAACGCATCGTCACCGCCGGACGTCGCGGCCGGATGGTCGTCTGGAACGCCGGCGACAGTTCCGTGATCGCGCGGGCTCAGGGAACTCACAACAAGGATGGTGTTTCCGGGATCGCGTTCATCGCCGAAGATGAACTCATCAGCGCCGGGTACGATGGACACGTGCGGCGATGGAAAATCAGCGGGGAGGAAATTCGGCAGTCGGAACAAACCTTCGAGCGACGTAAGGTCGAAGACGAGCCGGACAATGACGACTTCGTCCTGAGTCTTCGAATGGCTCCGGATCGCCGCCGTTTCGCGACCACGGCGCTAAAACAGATTTCCGGCGGAGAATCCGGAAAGGAAACGTATCTGTTTCGCGTGACGATCTGGTCGACGTTCAGCGATCTGCCGGTTAAGGAACTGCGGTCCACAACGATCGCCGCCAACGAGCGCGGCCGTGCATTTGAACAGGGCGTTTCATGGTCGCCGGACGGCACGCGACTGCTGTTCGTCAGCAACCAAAAGGAAACAGCAACCACCGCAGCCACCGAAATCTATGTTTACGACGCCGATTCGTGGAAAGTGCTGAATCGCCTGCGGCAGTCGGTAGCTGACCCGAACCAGACTCTTAGCGAGCGTGACCGGGTTCAGTTCAACGCTCCGGCAATTCAGGCGGCATTCGTGCCCGGTGAGAATCCCCCGAAGCGAATTGCCACGTTCGACGGACGCGCGGCGCATCTTTGGGACCTGGAATCCGGTCGCCACCTTGCGGAATTTCGAGCGCACGCCGCCGTTCTGGGCGTCAGCTTTTCCTTCGATCGGAAATACCTGGCGACGGCCAGCGAATCGCTCCGCGTGTTCGACGCCGATGAAGAAAGCCCGAACCACGCCGGTACCGTGTTCCGCATCCTGAACCCGCACATGGGTCGAATCGACGGAGTCGCCTTCAGTCCGGCAAAGGACGACTACCGTATCGCATCCGTGGGCGCGGTCGGCGATATCAGACTCTGGAACTGGAAACCGCACACGCCGCCTCCTTCGGAAGCAGCCATCACCATTCCTCCCGTCACACTCAATGCCGATGCGGACAAAACGGAGCACGACGCATACGGCGGGAACTCGGTCGCCATTTCTCCGGACGGCAGTCATCTGCTGGGAGTCCAGCGCGGACATCTGGGGCTGTGGAAGATCTCCGGCAACGAGGCGCAGTCGGTTCCGATCGTCCCCGATATCGACGGTCACGTTGTGTTCAATACGGTCGCCTTTTCGTCGGACGGAAGTCGTTTTGCCGCCGGCGGCATTGTCATCGACGAAGACGGCGACGTGACATCCGTCGCGATTATCTTCCAGTACGAAACCGGCGGTCCCGAAACCAGCCGCACCGTTGCCGTTTTGCAGGGAGGTCACACAGTCGGCCGGGGCGGCGACGACCAGATTCAGGGAGTGTCCGCGATCGCATTTGGCCCGGCCAGCGAAACACTGCTGACGGGAGGCGCCGACGGACGCGTGTTCGAATGGATCTACACCGACCCGGGCTCCGGCGCGGAACCGTATCGCGGAAGTTCATCGATCGAACTTCGCATCGCCAATCGAGCGCCGCATTCGCGTCCCGTCGATTCACTGGACGTTTCCGTCAACGGAGACATCGTGACGTCGGGTGAAGACGGGTTTATCGCAGTCTGGCCGCACTGA